A single region of the Procambarus clarkii isolate CNS0578487 chromosome 94, FALCON_Pclarkii_2.0, whole genome shotgun sequence genome encodes:
- the LOC138359906 gene encoding uncharacterized protein, protein MSGTGEEDEGAKSPGSRSPPVDVSGLKENQQPKQQGGVAEVEGRRWSGPAGGGGGGILRLDPAKPRRASAASVDFKADKDDPASPCPSDRLSVTWADGERSVSSDAVSLVPRGPMSPDPPPVITLPRVSSACGMGER, encoded by the exons ATGAGCGGAACAggagaggaggacgagggggcgAAGAGCCCCGGTTCCCGCAGCCCCCCTGTGGACGTTTCTGGCCTTAAGGAAAACCAACAGCCCAAG CAGCAGGGAGGAGTGGCAGAGGTAGAGGGCCGGCGGTGGTCAGGTCCCgcaggtggcggcggcggcggcatccTTAGGCTCGATCCAGCCAAGCCTCGCCGGGCCTCAGCCGCCTCCGTAGACTTCAAGGCTGACAAG GATGACCCCGCCTCGCCGTGTCCCAGCGACCGTCTGAGTGTCACCTGGGCTGATGGTGAGAGATCAGTGTCCAGCGACGCGGTGTCACTGGTCCCGCGGGGTCCCATGTCTCCCGACCCGCCCCCCGTCATCACACTTCCCCGGGTAAGTTCTGCGTGTGGTATGGGGgagagatga